A stretch of the Denticeps clupeoides chromosome 6, fDenClu1.1, whole genome shotgun sequence genome encodes the following:
- the LOC114793015 gene encoding UAP56-interacting factor: protein MADAVDNPEPMSEERSPGPEKIDLSLDEIIKINRKEARTANSGNSRKDKRAANRQNVLKKLDRGGFHFGQGAYPYQGFYRSRYLGPPVRRYYKVWPFGFRRGAGRGRGVSPLNRTALNEKAAGQYGMTKVSLRGAAYRPYYRGGRPRGVGRTSFSSRGQKTPQFQSRTNIRGRRPFILNRDFRGFTGSRQLESYHKVRSWRQAPTAGTVLTVSLTNAAASPDAGQTATAGSFSDAPGPSSSQPRGIPLRFNFKATSNQTGMTLNDRFTRLRIRGQGQRSWRGHVRGRGRGRGRGAGRSVTLQ, encoded by the exons ATGGCCGACGCCGTGGACAACCCCGAGCCCATGTCCGAGGAGAGGTCTCCCGGGCCGGAGAAAATCGACCTGTCGCTCG ACGAAATCATCAAAATTAACAGAAAAGAGGCAAGAACAGCAAACAGTGGAAACAGTAGGAAGGACAAACGAGCAGCCAACAGACAAAATGTTCTCAAAAAGCTAGACCGAGGCGGGTTTCATTTCGGGCAAGGAGCCTACCCATACCAAG GATTCTACAGATCAAGGTACTTGGGACCCCCAGTTCGCAGGTATTATAAAGTGTGGCCGTTCGGCTTCAGAAGAGGGGCAggccgaggaagaggagtgAGTCCACTGAATAGAACggcactgaatgagaag GCTGCTGGGCAGTATGGAATGACCAAAGTTTCATTAAGAGGAGCTGCTTATCGGCCCTACTACCGTGGAGGCCGACCAAGGGGTGTGGGAAG AACCTCTTTCTCATCACGAGGACAAAAAACCCCACAGTTCCAGTCCAGGACCAACATAAGAGGAAGGAGGCCTTTCATTCTGAACAGAGAC TTCCGTGGTTTCACAGGAAGTAGGCAACTGGAAAGCTACCATAAAGTGAGAAG CTGGAGACAGGCGCCCACTGCTGGCACTGTGTTGACAGTGTCCCTAACCAACGCTGCAGCTAGTCCTGATGCTGG ACAAACAGCCACTGCTGGAAGCTTCTCTGATGCCCCAGGTCCTTCCTCTTCACAACCCAGGGGTATTCCTCTCAGATTCAATTTTAAAGCCACATCTAATCAG ACGGGAATGACTTTAAATGACCGGTTCACCAGACTGAGGATCAGAGGACAAGGCCAAAGGTCATGGAGAGGTCATGtgagaggcagaggaagaggaagaggacgagGGGCTGGTCGATCCGTCACTTTGCAGTGA